A stretch of the Streptomyces sp. NBC_01428 genome encodes the following:
- a CDS encoding low temperature requirement protein A — MNEVSTARPEPEAERHASWLELFFDLVAVAGVAQIAHLLHGEPGLPDLGMYALLFLALWTAWICFTLYGNVAGEGTHARTVLAAMFGMAVMAAAVSGVHDGDHGQARAFALAYVLIRLLANRAWEFRREILVDWPAAQMSLGVIPWIVSLWVHEPARYWLWALGIALDLYVTFSVSARDIVQSREAHRRREARRSHGKDETRPPRRDEGPVSLAAAQADHLSERLGLFVIIVLGEGVAQMIDAASETEWTRKLYAFAVAGFFLLVSLWSLSFRHGYAGVPHLTAQSLPARAALPLHCFVSGCLAALAAGLGAAVEHLHSLPSGTRWLLCSSLAGYFLLSGVATLRHAARERRWLLTVALPCTALPLLVAAFGARLATVSVVWLLVAITMWPTYYESRRAKSARAAAASTT, encoded by the coding sequence GTGAACGAGGTATCGACCGCCCGGCCGGAGCCCGAGGCCGAACGGCACGCCAGCTGGCTGGAGTTGTTCTTCGACCTGGTCGCCGTGGCGGGCGTGGCCCAGATCGCGCACCTGCTGCACGGCGAACCGGGTCTGCCGGACCTCGGCATGTACGCCCTGTTGTTCCTGGCGCTGTGGACCGCGTGGATCTGCTTCACCCTCTACGGGAACGTGGCCGGGGAGGGCACCCATGCCCGCACGGTGCTGGCCGCGATGTTCGGGATGGCGGTGATGGCGGCCGCGGTGTCCGGCGTCCACGACGGTGACCACGGTCAGGCCAGGGCCTTCGCCCTCGCCTACGTCCTCATCCGGCTCCTGGCCAACCGGGCGTGGGAGTTCCGCCGCGAGATCCTCGTCGACTGGCCCGCCGCCCAGATGTCGCTCGGCGTGATCCCGTGGATCGTCTCGCTGTGGGTGCACGAACCCGCCCGCTACTGGCTGTGGGCTCTGGGCATCGCCCTCGACCTGTACGTCACCTTCAGCGTCTCCGCCCGGGACATCGTGCAGAGCCGCGAGGCCCACCGGCGTCGGGAGGCCCGCCGTTCGCACGGCAAGGACGAGACGCGCCCCCCGCGCCGCGACGAGGGGCCCGTCTCGCTCGCCGCGGCGCAGGCCGACCACCTGAGCGAGCGGCTCGGCCTCTTCGTGATCATCGTCCTCGGCGAAGGGGTGGCGCAGATGATCGACGCCGCCTCCGAGACCGAGTGGACCAGGAAGCTCTACGCCTTCGCCGTCGCCGGGTTCTTCCTCCTGGTCTCCCTGTGGTCGTTGTCCTTCCGGCACGGCTACGCGGGCGTGCCGCACCTGACCGCGCAGTCGCTGCCCGCCCGGGCTGCACTCCCCCTGCACTGCTTCGTGTCCGGCTGTCTCGCCGCCCTGGCGGCCGGCCTGGGCGCGGCGGTCGAGCACCTGCACTCCCTTCCGTCCGGCACCCGATGGCTGCTCTGCTCGTCGCTGGCCGGGTACTTCCTGCTCAGCGGCGTCGCCACGCTGCGGCACGCGGCCCGGGAGCGCCGCTGGCTGCTGACCGTCGCCCTGCCGTGCACCGCGCTGCCCCTGCTGGTCGCCGCCTTCGGGGCCCGTCTGGCGACGGTGAGCGTGGTCTGGCTGCTCGTGGCGATCACGATGT
- a CDS encoding YoaK family protein gives MPADRGHTSAPALDRTAQYLLTAAAGCVNAVGFLVLGGVFTSVMTANLALLGLGLGGGHPGTTRLAALAIVAYVVGVVLGSRAAVGLGRRRHRTGGVRAALMAECVLLWGVWIFWLGVGGEPGATQRAALLAASSLAMGCQNGGVRIVTGGAETTAYMTGALTGLVADVVQRRTFDRHVALIVALIPVGAALGGLAVRWARLGAPAIPAVLVTAALVVVVRATSGKKLRSDR, from the coding sequence ATGCCCGCCGATCGCGGCCACACCTCCGCCCCGGCGCTGGACCGGACGGCGCAGTACCTGCTGACCGCGGCCGCGGGCTGCGTCAACGCGGTCGGGTTCCTGGTGCTCGGCGGGGTGTTCACCAGCGTCATGACCGCCAACCTCGCCCTGCTCGGGCTGGGCCTCGGCGGCGGGCATCCCGGGACGACCCGCCTCGCGGCGCTGGCGATCGTCGCCTACGTGGTGGGCGTGGTGCTCGGCAGCAGGGCTGCGGTGGGGCTCGGACGACGGCGTCACCGGACCGGGGGAGTGCGGGCCGCCCTCATGGCCGAGTGCGTGCTGCTGTGGGGGGTGTGGATCTTCTGGCTCGGCGTGGGCGGCGAGCCGGGAGCGACGCAACGGGCGGCGCTGCTGGCGGCCAGTTCGCTGGCCATGGGATGCCAGAACGGCGGCGTCCGGATCGTGACCGGGGGTGCCGAGACGACGGCGTACATGACCGGGGCCCTCACCGGACTGGTCGCTGACGTCGTGCAGCGCCGTACGTTCGACCGGCATGTCGCCCTGATCGTCGCCCTCATCCCCGTGGGCGCGGCCCTCGGTGGTCTCGCCGTCCGCTGGGCCCGTCTCGGGGCGCCGGCGATCCCCGCCGTGCTCGTGACGGCGGCTCTGGTGGTCGTCGTGCGCGCCACTTCGGGGAAGAAGCTCCGTTCCGACCGCTGA
- a CDS encoding WhiB family transcriptional regulator: MASTDWSDRGLCRKADPDELFVEGAAQNRAKALCSGCPVLTECLSYALDQRIEHGVWGGMTERERRALLRRRPTVTSWRRLLETARVEHERAGRDVVLTGSRAS, translated from the coding sequence ATGGCGAGCACCGACTGGAGCGACCGAGGGCTGTGCCGCAAGGCCGACCCTGACGAGCTGTTCGTCGAGGGTGCGGCGCAGAACCGCGCCAAAGCCTTGTGCAGTGGCTGTCCTGTTCTGACCGAGTGCCTCTCCTATGCGCTGGACCAGCGCATCGAGCACGGCGTGTGGGGCGGCATGACGGAACGCGAACGCCGGGCCCTGCTCCGCCGGCGCCCCACGGTCACCTCCTGGCGACGGCTCCTGGAGACGGCCCGGGTGGAACACGAGCGGGCCGGGCGGGACGTGGTGCTGACGGGGTCCAGGGCGAGTTGA